A window from Aerococcus sp. Group 1 encodes these proteins:
- a CDS encoding PTS sugar transporter subunit IIA has product MLTDLITEETVQIIDKKVNWKEAFEILAAPLVKNGSIEPRYIDAMINRIEELGPFINLGKGIAIPHARPEDGVTKKAMGLLVLKEPIYLLDRDDQKIDVLFLIAATDNESHLEALQELTIF; this is encoded by the coding sequence ATGCTTACAGATTTAATAACTGAAGAAACAGTACAAATTATAGATAAAAAGGTTAATTGGAAGGAAGCTTTTGAAATATTAGCTGCCCCTTTAGTTAAAAATGGGTCTATTGAGCCAAGGTATATCGATGCGATGATTAATCGGATTGAAGAATTAGGTCCCTTTATTAATTTAGGTAAGGGGATTGCAATCCCACATGCTAGACCTGAAGATGGGGTAACCAAAAAAGCAATGGGCTTGCTAGTGCTGAAAGAGCCAATTTATTTACTTGATCGTGATGATCAAAAGATCGACGTATTATTTTTAATTGCGGCAACCGATAATGAAAGCCATCTTGAAGCATTGCAGGAATTAACCATTTTTTAA
- a CDS encoding class II fructose-bisphosphate aldolase, producing MKVDSKELLLDAKKKGYAIPAPNFIDLDSGRAYVEVAEKRGLPVILSYAQKHIDIMSLEEAALIGNFLAEKANVPVVLHLDHGFDKDFIFKAIDLGFSAAMIDASEASFDDNVKITKEVVDYAHKYNVPVEAELGHVGANDLSEARALTDSVYTEAKDVVRFVEATGVDSLAVSIGTAHGVYSGNPEINFDRLEEINQATDIPLVLHGGSSSGDENLKKCAQKGVAKINIYTDFIVAAYEAIKKEKLAGYVELKKTADQGMKEVLDHYYDVFETDHYKEGK from the coding sequence ATGAAGGTTGATTCAAAAGAACTATTACTTGACGCTAAGAAAAAGGGCTACGCCATCCCGGCTCCTAACTTTATTGACCTGGATTCAGGGCGTGCTTATGTTGAAGTGGCAGAGAAGCGTGGCCTCCCAGTGATTTTATCCTATGCTCAAAAGCATATTGATATTATGTCTTTGGAAGAAGCCGCTTTAATTGGTAATTTCCTGGCTGAAAAGGCTAATGTTCCTGTGGTGCTCCACCTAGACCACGGTTTTGATAAAGACTTTATCTTTAAGGCGATTGATTTAGGCTTTTCTGCAGCCATGATTGATGCTTCGGAAGCCAGCTTTGACGATAATGTCAAAATAACTAAAGAAGTGGTTGACTATGCCCATAAATATAATGTTCCCGTCGAAGCTGAATTGGGTCACGTGGGCGCTAACGACTTGTCCGAAGCTCGTGCTCTAACGGATTCAGTCTATACCGAGGCCAAAGATGTGGTCCGCTTTGTTGAGGCAACAGGTGTTGATTCCTTAGCGGTTTCAATTGGTACTGCACATGGTGTTTATTCAGGGAACCCAGAAATTAACTTTGACCGCCTAGAGGAGATCAACCAAGCCACCGATATTCCTTTAGTTCTACATGGGGGCTCTTCCTCAGGTGATGAGAACTTAAAGAAATGTGCGCAAAAAGGGGTCGCTAAAATCAACATTTACACAGATTTCATTGTAGCGGCTTATGAAGCCATTAAAAAAGAAAAACTTGCAGGCTATGTGGAACTGAAGAAGACTGCTGATCAAGGCATGAAAGAAGTTCTTGACCATTATTATGATGTCTTTGAAACCGATCATTATAAGGAAGGAAAATAA
- a CDS encoding PTS ascorbate transporter subunit IIC — MNNALQVIIDIVSTPAILVALIAVLGNILQGKSATDVVVGGIKTFVGFLIVTAGAGVIESSIVPFGDLFQHAFNMQGVVPNNEAIISVALQNYGTNTALIMLAGMIFNILIARFTRFKYIFLTGHHTLYLACMIAIIMTVAGFSTMPLILLGGLALGIVMALSPAIVQKYIVQLTGNDNVALGHFSSTGYWLSGFIGEKFGDKSKSTEDINFPKSLAFLRDSTVSIALSMMIFYIVVSLFADSSWVMENLSDGKNPYVWSVIQGGTFAAGVSVILSGVRMILNEIVPAFKGISEKLVPNSKPALDCPIVYPYAPNAVLIGFVSSFAGGLLSMALMIITGTTVVLPGVVPHFFCGATSGVLGNASGGVRGAVLGSFIQGILISYLPIFLMPVLGDLGFAGSTFSDADFGVSGIFLGNLANHGGTTAVTIGIFAVLALMFVITYMTKNKEKA, encoded by the coding sequence ATGAATAATGCATTACAAGTTATCATTGATATAGTCAGTACTCCGGCTATTTTAGTGGCGCTGATTGCTGTTTTAGGTAATATTTTACAAGGCAAATCAGCTACAGACGTAGTGGTCGGTGGTATTAAGACATTTGTTGGTTTCTTAATTGTTACAGCGGGAGCTGGCGTCATTGAATCTTCCATTGTTCCATTTGGGGACTTATTCCAACATGCCTTCAATATGCAAGGTGTTGTTCCAAATAATGAAGCTATTATTTCAGTTGCTTTACAAAATTACGGAACCAATACCGCTTTAATTATGTTGGCGGGGATGATTTTCAATATTTTAATTGCTCGCTTTACTCGTTTTAAATATATTTTCTTAACCGGTCATCATACCTTATATCTGGCATGTATGATTGCTATTATTATGACTGTTGCCGGCTTTAGTACAATGCCTTTAATTTTATTAGGTGGTTTAGCTTTAGGGATTGTTATGGCACTATCTCCAGCCATTGTACAAAAATATATTGTTCAATTAACTGGAAATGATAATGTTGCTTTAGGTCACTTTAGTTCTACTGGATATTGGTTAAGTGGTTTCATTGGAGAAAAATTTGGTGATAAATCAAAATCTACCGAAGATATTAACTTCCCAAAGAGTTTAGCCTTCTTACGTGATAGTACAGTAAGTATTGCTTTATCTATGATGATCTTCTATATCGTAGTTTCTTTATTTGCTGATTCTTCCTGGGTAATGGAAAATCTTAGCGATGGTAAAAACCCTTATGTTTGGTCTGTGATTCAAGGTGGTACTTTTGCTGCTGGTGTTTCTGTAATCTTATCTGGTGTCCGTATGATTCTTAATGAAATTGTTCCTGCCTTCAAGGGTATTTCAGAGAAACTCGTTCCAAATTCAAAACCAGCTTTGGACTGCCCTATTGTATATCCATATGCTCCAAATGCTGTTTTAATCGGTTTTGTATCTAGTTTTGCTGGTGGACTTTTAAGTATGGCACTCATGATTATTACTGGTACAACAGTTGTCTTACCAGGCGTTGTGCCTCACTTCTTCTGTGGTGCTACATCAGGTGTATTAGGCAATGCATCAGGTGGGGTCCGTGGAGCAGTTTTAGGTTCCTTTATTCAAGGTATTTTAATTAGTTACTTACCAATCTTCTTAATGCCTGTCCTAGGAGACTTAGGATTCGCTGGGTCTACATTCTCAGATGCAGACTTTGGTGTTTCTGGTATCTTCTTAGGTAACTTAGCAAACCATGGTGGAACAACTGCAGTTACAATTGGTATCTTTGCAGTTCTAGCTCTAATGTTTGTGATTACATATATGACTAAGAATAAAGAAAAAGCATAA
- the deoC gene encoding deoxyribose-phosphate aldolase — protein MDKNQLAQKIDHTLLKADATEQAIRTVCQEAIDYNTASVCVNSYWVPIVHELLEETKINTVAVVGFPLGAMSTESKTFEAKNAIDNGADEIDMVMNIGQMLSGNYDEVLNDIKSVADVVHDSDKVLKVILENALIGKDLIEKACHLAEEAGADYVKTSTGFSTSGAKLEDVELMRKSVSPHVKIKAAGGIRDKETAIKMLKAGADRLGLSSTLTILAE, from the coding sequence GTGGATAAAAATCAATTGGCTCAAAAAATTGATCATACCTTATTAAAGGCAGATGCAACTGAGCAAGCGATTAGAACAGTTTGTCAAGAAGCGATTGATTACAATACAGCCTCAGTTTGTGTGAATTCCTATTGGGTTCCTATAGTGCATGAGCTTTTAGAAGAAACAAAAATCAATACAGTAGCTGTTGTAGGTTTTCCCTTAGGAGCTATGTCGACTGAAAGTAAAACATTTGAAGCTAAAAATGCTATCGATAATGGTGCAGATGAAATTGATATGGTTATGAATATTGGACAAATGCTCAGTGGAAATTATGACGAAGTTCTAAATGATATTAAATCTGTAGCTGATGTTGTTCATGACAGCGACAAGGTACTTAAGGTTATCCTTGAAAATGCACTTATTGGAAAAGATTTAATTGAAAAAGCATGTCATTTGGCTGAAGAAGCTGGTGCTGATTATGTCAAAACCTCTACTGGTTTTAGCACATCTGGAGCTAAGCTGGAAGATGTCGAATTAATGAGAAAAAGTGTAAGCCCCCATGTAAAAATAAAAGCAGCGGGTGGAATAAGAGATAAAGAGACGGCAATAAAAATGTTAAAAGCAGGTGCAGACCGTCTGGGATTAAGTAGTACCCTTACCATTTTGGCTGAGTAA
- a CDS encoding L-ribulose-5-phosphate 3-epimerase, translated as MGAPYRLALYEKALPDHFNLKEKLILAKDMGYDSLEICIDMNEQRQDRLNWTDETWQKLKEFCEDEKIVLYSLSLSALRGCPLGSNDKEKVIKAFTMLEKALSIASHLDITTILVNAYDVYEEESTEETQQRFIQNMKYFSTLAGDNQVVIAIENAEMPFADTGAKVNRLVEKIGSQWVQIYYDFANTFNALEANKKLIRNDFECCKNQIRRCHLKDSLPGDYRHVPYGKGHVDFEMIAELLAENSISEFTAELFCPQGGNWESYSRGANVFLRSYLDVAFNKRNRK; from the coding sequence ATGGGTGCTCCTTATCGTTTAGCCTTATATGAAAAAGCTTTACCAGACCATTTTAATTTAAAGGAAAAGCTAATTCTCGCTAAAGACATGGGCTATGATAGTTTAGAGATATGTATTGATATGAATGAACAACGTCAAGACCGTTTAAATTGGACAGATGAGACTTGGCAAAAGTTAAAAGAATTTTGTGAAGATGAAAAAATTGTCTTATACTCCTTATCACTCAGTGCTTTAAGAGGATGTCCTCTAGGGAGTAACGATAAAGAAAAAGTAATAAAAGCCTTTACAATGCTAGAGAAAGCTTTATCTATTGCTAGCCATTTAGATATCACTACCATATTAGTGAATGCTTATGATGTCTATGAGGAAGAATCGACTGAAGAAACCCAGCAACGGTTTATTCAAAATATGAAGTATTTTTCTACACTTGCAGGTGATAATCAAGTTGTGATAGCTATCGAAAATGCAGAAATGCCTTTTGCTGATACGGGGGCTAAAGTCAATCGCTTAGTAGAGAAGATTGGATCCCAGTGGGTGCAAATTTATTATGACTTTGCTAATACCTTCAACGCTTTAGAGGCGAATAAAAAACTCATTCGAAATGATTTTGAATGCTGTAAAAACCAGATTAGACGTTGTCATTTAAAGGACTCTTTACCCGGCGATTACCGTCATGTTCCTTATGGAAAAGGACATGTAGATTTTGAGATGATAGCTGAATTATTGGCAGAAAATAGCATTAGTGAATTTACAGCAGAGCTATTTTGTCCACAAGGAGGTAACTGGGAGAGTTATAGTCGCGGGGCTAATGTCTTTTTAAGAAGTTATTTAGATGTAGCTTTTAATAAAAGAAATCGAAAATAA
- the tkt gene encoding transketolase, with the protein MFSKVDSLAVDTIRMLSLDQVEEAGAGHPGAPLDQAPMAHALWTKHLRVNPTNPKWFNRDRFVLSSGHGSPLIYSLLHLAGFNLSIDDLKHFRKFNSKTPGHPEVTHTEGVEATTGPLGQGVANAVGMAMAEAHLAAMFNRDNYNVVDHYTYTICGDGDLQEGVCQEASSLAGHLKLGKLIVLYDSNDVQLDGPTNMGFTEDIEMKYKAYGWHYQRVEDGNDMEAINKAIEKAKAETDKPSIIEIKTIIGYGMPNAGTSDAHSDPIGAEGVAYTKKQYHWTHDEPFYVPDEVYNVYKENVENRGSQAEEEWNKLFKGYQEAYPELAEELSASIRRELPDNWADEVPNYEVGDSESTRDTSSRIINGIAEKVSTFWGGSADLSNSNKTMIKSAEAFTPDNYEGRNIWYGVREFAMGAILNGILLHGGTWSYVGTFFVFSDYLRPAIRLAALSQIPAIYVFTHDSVILGFDGATHEPIEHFASYRAMPNLTTFRPADANEAVAAWKFAMESEDRPTILALSRQALPVLEGTVKYAQDHVEKGGYVISPAESKDYDGIIIASGSEVSLSIEVQKQLKEDGIDVSVVSMPSTDLFDLQSDEYKEAVLPSKIEKRLVVEASNDPGWAKYYGSKGKALGIETFGISGDGQEVYESFGYTVDKIVEEYKTL; encoded by the coding sequence ATGTTTTCAAAAGTTGACAGTTTGGCTGTAGACACTATTCGTATGTTGAGCTTAGACCAGGTCGAAGAAGCTGGAGCAGGACATCCAGGAGCGCCTCTTGACCAAGCACCTATGGCTCATGCTTTGTGGACAAAACATTTAAGAGTTAATCCAACTAATCCTAAATGGTTTAACAGAGATCGCTTTGTTTTATCTTCAGGACATGGCTCTCCGTTAATTTATTCGTTATTACATTTAGCTGGTTTTAATTTATCGATAGATGATCTAAAACACTTTAGAAAATTTAATTCAAAAACACCTGGGCACCCTGAAGTTACCCATACAGAAGGTGTTGAAGCAACTACTGGTCCACTTGGGCAAGGAGTAGCAAATGCAGTTGGTATGGCTATGGCAGAAGCTCATTTAGCAGCAATGTTTAACCGGGATAACTATAATGTGGTCGATCACTATACCTATACAATTTGTGGGGATGGCGACCTGCAAGAAGGTGTTTGCCAAGAAGCATCTAGTTTAGCTGGGCACCTAAAATTAGGGAAACTAATCGTTCTCTATGATTCTAATGATGTTCAACTCGATGGGCCAACTAATATGGGCTTTACTGAAGATATTGAAATGAAGTATAAAGCTTATGGATGGCATTATCAACGTGTTGAAGATGGAAATGATATGGAGGCTATCAATAAAGCCATTGAAAAAGCTAAGGCTGAAACCGATAAACCTTCTATTATTGAAATAAAAACAATTATTGGATACGGTATGCCGAATGCAGGCACATCTGATGCCCATAGTGATCCTATTGGAGCGGAAGGCGTTGCTTATACTAAAAAGCAATATCACTGGACACACGATGAACCTTTCTATGTTCCAGACGAGGTTTACAATGTTTATAAAGAAAATGTTGAAAATCGAGGCAGTCAAGCTGAAGAAGAGTGGAACAAATTATTTAAGGGCTATCAAGAAGCTTATCCAGAATTAGCTGAAGAACTAAGTGCAAGTATTAGAAGAGAATTACCAGACAATTGGGCAGATGAAGTGCCAAACTATGAAGTTGGTGATTCAGAATCTACCCGCGATACCAGCAGTCGGATTATAAATGGCATCGCTGAGAAAGTTTCTACATTCTGGGGAGGCTCGGCCGATCTCTCTAATTCTAATAAGACAATGATAAAATCAGCAGAAGCATTTACTCCAGATAATTATGAAGGAAGAAATATTTGGTATGGTGTTCGTGAATTTGCCATGGGTGCTATCTTGAATGGGATCTTATTACATGGAGGCACTTGGTCTTATGTAGGTACTTTCTTTGTATTCTCTGATTATCTGCGCCCTGCAATTCGTTTGGCTGCTTTATCTCAAATACCAGCTATTTATGTATTTACCCATGACTCTGTTATTTTAGGATTTGATGGAGCCACACACGAACCTATTGAACATTTTGCAAGTTATAGAGCTATGCCAAATCTAACAACCTTCAGACCTGCTGATGCTAACGAAGCTGTTGCAGCTTGGAAATTTGCTATGGAATCTGAAGACCGTCCGACTATTTTGGCTTTATCTAGACAGGCACTTCCAGTATTAGAAGGAACTGTTAAATATGCTCAAGATCATGTTGAAAAGGGTGGTTATGTGATTTCTCCCGCTGAAAGTAAAGATTATGATGGAATAATTATTGCCAGCGGTTCAGAAGTTTCATTGAGCATTGAAGTCCAAAAACAATTAAAAGAAGATGGAATTGATGTAAGCGTAGTCTCAATGCCAAGTACTGATTTATTTGATTTACAAAGTGACGAATACAAGGAAGCAGTATTACCAAGTAAAATCGAAAAACGTTTAGTAGTGGAAGCAAGTAATGATCCAGGTTGGGCAAAATACTATGGGTCTAAAGGCAAAGCGTTAGGTATTGAAACATTTGGAATTAGCGGCGACGGCCAAGAAGTTTATGAATCATTTGGTTACACCGTTGATAAAATTGTTGAAGAATATAAAACTTTGTAA
- a CDS encoding sugar-binding transcriptional regulator, with protein MYDRKDLILQTAILYYEKEKTQTQIAEELGISRPTVAKFLKEAKESGIVRISIQHKMPSFTKLSETIEESYGLNKVFIVPSKNNSNHVKEAIGQLCSDLVQKNMQLYRNIGIGWGTTVYEYVQAASYIDTPIHSVVPLIGGIGINDIKYHSNHLAFQLAEKYHCEPTYFYAPAIAENPTVYQAFSSSELVRSVMQKGKDVDVAIVSIGNPTSDSTIRQLGYISNEEAKQIQQSGAVGDILASFYDSKGKPVQISLAEKMIGLKIKDLQAIPQTILLASGKEKIASLKAILQQPKLVTDLIIDSELAEGIME; from the coding sequence ATGTACGACCGCAAAGATTTGATTTTACAAACTGCTATTCTCTACTACGAAAAGGAAAAAACACAAACACAAATTGCCGAAGAACTAGGGATTTCACGTCCTACTGTGGCTAAATTCCTAAAAGAAGCCAAAGAGAGTGGTATTGTCCGCATTTCTATCCAACATAAGATGCCCTCATTCACCAAACTAAGTGAAACAATTGAAGAAAGCTATGGATTGAATAAGGTTTTTATTGTTCCAAGTAAAAACAATTCCAACCATGTTAAAGAGGCTATTGGGCAACTATGCAGTGATCTTGTCCAAAAGAACATGCAACTTTATCGCAACATAGGGATTGGCTGGGGGACAACGGTTTATGAATACGTGCAAGCAGCAAGTTATATCGACACCCCGATTCATAGTGTAGTTCCTTTAATAGGAGGTATTGGCATCAATGATATAAAATATCATTCTAACCATTTGGCTTTTCAATTGGCTGAAAAATACCATTGCGAACCCACTTATTTTTATGCACCAGCTATTGCAGAAAACCCAACTGTTTACCAAGCCTTCTCTTCTTCAGAATTGGTAAGATCAGTTATGCAAAAAGGAAAGGATGTTGACGTCGCCATTGTAAGTATCGGAAATCCCACAAGTGATTCTACAATCCGCCAATTAGGATATATCTCCAATGAAGAAGCTAAGCAAATTCAACAATCAGGTGCAGTAGGCGATATCTTAGCCTCTTTTTATGATTCCAAGGGCAAACCAGTTCAAATTTCCTTAGCTGAAAAAATGATTGGACTCAAAATAAAAGACCTTCAAGCTATTCCTCAAACTATACTTTTAGCAAGTGGTAAGGAAAAAATTGCAAGTCTTAAAGCTATTCTTCAGCAGCCTAAACTGGTGACCGATTTAATTATAGATAGTGAACTAGCGGAAGGGATCATGGAGTGA
- a CDS encoding IS3 family transposase (programmed frameshift), with protein MSKYSLEFKLNLVGDYIAKKGSYRTLANKAGIDPSILRRWVNNYYEFGVDGLKKRRTQQVYTVEFKLNAIELYESTEMSYRELANSLNMNNPSLIANWRRAYHERGLDGLSARKGRPPKVSKKKSQINQIKDSSETNQLSEAKIKELEQRITDLEIENKFLKGLRRRVAQKSQARKEEIVTEITRLHDEKYALKDILSVLKFPKSTYFYWKNKDEEIDKDADLKEEMKDIRETHKDYGYRRMRAELLSRGYKVSKNKVQRLMKIMGIQVTSYTRKTRKYNSYKGTIGEIAPNRINRRFDSTIPYQKITTDTTEFKYYYADDSGNYQTGKLYLDPYMDLFNREIISFKITHQPNGQSMLEGLQAAIEASKLCPYRRTFHSDQGWAYQMKSYTRLLKDHRIFQSMSRKGNCLDNSPMENFFSLLKQEVYYGRTYHSFEELAQAIEDFIIYYNGERIKEKLDFRSPIEFRLHHASFAA; from the exons ATGTCTAAATATTCATTAGAATTTAAACTGAATTTAGTAGGAGACTATATTGCGAAAAAAGGAAGTTATCGAACCTTAGCTAATAAAGCAGGAATAGATCCTTCTATTTTACGAAGGTGGGTTAATAACTATTATGAATTTGGTGTAGATGGTTTAAAGAAAAGGCGGACTCAACAGGTTTATACTGTTGAATTCAAATTAAATGCGATAGAATTGTATGAAAGTACGGAAATGAGTTATCGCGAATTGGCCAATTCATTAAACATGAATAATCCAAGTCTAATCGCTAATTGGCGAAGAGCTTATCATGAAAGAGGACTTGATGGCCTTTCCGCGAGGAAAGGAAGGCCACCTAAAGTGTCTAAAAAGAAATCACAAATCAATCAAATAAAGGATAGCAGCGAAACCAATCAGTTAAGTGAAGCAAAAATAAAGGAACTTGAACAACGGATTACGGATTTAGAAATTGAGAACAAATTTTTAAAAGGATTGAGGAGACGTGTGGCTCAAA AGAGTCAAGCGAGAAAAGAAGAAATAGTGACCGAAATCACACGTCTCCATGATGAAAAATATGCTTTAAAAGATATTCTTAGCGTTTTAAAGTTTCCTAAATCGACCTACTTTTATTGGAAAAATAAAGATGAGGAAATTGATAAGGATGCCGATTTAAAAGAGGAAATGAAAGACATCAGAGAAACCCATAAGGATTATGGTTATCGAAGAATGCGAGCTGAACTGCTTTCCCGTGGTTATAAGGTCAGTAAAAACAAAGTTCAACGCCTAATGAAAATTATGGGGATACAGGTCACTAGCTATACTAGAAAGACAAGAAAATATAATTCCTACAAAGGAACGATTGGAGAGATAGCGCCAAATCGTATCAACCGGCGGTTTGATTCGACCATTCCTTATCAAAAAATAACAACAGACACAACAGAATTTAAATACTACTATGCCGATGATTCTGGGAATTATCAAACTGGAAAACTCTATTTAGATCCTTACATGGATCTATTTAATCGAGAAATTATTTCTTTTAAGATAACACATCAGCCTAATGGACAAAGCATGTTGGAGGGGCTACAAGCTGCCATTGAAGCAAGTAAATTATGTCCATACAGAAGAACCTTTCATTCTGATCAGGGCTGGGCCTATCAAATGAAAAGTTACACCCGGCTCTTGAAGGATCACCGAATTTTTCAAAGTATGTCTCGTAAAGGAAATTGCTTAGATAATTCGCCAATGGAGAATTTCTTTAGTCTACTAAAACAAGAAGTCTACTATGGTCGGACTTATCATTCCTTTGAAGAATTAGCACAAGCGATTGAAGATTTTATAATCTATTACAATGGTGAAAGAATCAAAGAAAAATTAGATTTTAGGAGTCCTATAGAATTTCGTCTTCATCACGCTTCTTTCGCCGCTTAA
- a CDS encoding triose-phosphate isomerase, whose product MAKTQVKSPFFIFNPKSFLYGEELLELAKVADQEAEKHPEISVFVTCPYADLAAVSQATEHIIVSAQHLDGIEAGRGMGKVLPESLQAAGARATFLNHAENAMTMAEIVQAVQRADDLDIITIVCADSMKEAQALATLHPDIILCEPTELIGTGQTSDASYIESTNEAIKAIDENILVMQAAGISTADDVYRTIEMGADGTGCTSGITKADNSKQMLKDMIQAAAKTK is encoded by the coding sequence ATGGCTAAAACACAAGTAAAGTCTCCATTTTTCATTTTTAATCCCAAATCATTCTTATACGGCGAGGAACTTTTAGAACTGGCTAAAGTAGCTGACCAAGAAGCCGAAAAGCACCCAGAAATTTCAGTATTTGTGACTTGCCCTTATGCTGATCTCGCGGCAGTTTCCCAAGCTACGGAACATATTATTGTCTCCGCCCAACACCTGGACGGTATTGAAGCTGGGAGGGGAATGGGGAAAGTCCTCCCTGAGTCCCTCCAAGCCGCTGGGGCCAGAGCGACTTTCTTAAATCACGCTGAGAATGCCATGACAATGGCCGAGATTGTCCAAGCCGTTCAACGGGCAGATGACTTAGATATTATTACCATAGTTTGTGCGGATTCCATGAAAGAAGCCCAGGCTCTAGCTACCCTACATCCTGACATTATTCTCTGTGAACCGACTGAGTTAATTGGGACAGGCCAAACTTCTGATGCTTCCTATATTGAATCAACTAATGAAGCTATAAAAGCCATTGATGAGAATATCCTAGTCATGCAAGCTGCGGGGATTTCAACCGCTGATGACGTCTACCGCACCATTGAAATGGGAGCGGACGGTACTGGTTGTACGAGTGGGATTACTAAGGCTGACAATTCCAAGCAAATGTTAAAAGATATGATCCAAGCGGCTGCCAAAACTAAATAG
- a CDS encoding YjbQ family protein → MTVYKETIKVQSTGGQPTYVNISAQVRQAIENSGVQNGICAVISPHTTCSVFYEEYAHDMTDDGIESLQADFNNVLEKIIPYHTSADTYIYPGEEHYQAVASWPNAKDYLPNNSPSDLWNGDAHLKATLIGSSQVFDVDEGKLGVGSTGHIYFADFDCARPRKRKCVITVMGE, encoded by the coding sequence ATGACTGTTTATAAAGAAACTATTAAAGTCCAATCAACTGGAGGGCAACCCACCTATGTTAACATCAGTGCCCAAGTGCGCCAAGCCATTGAAAACAGTGGTGTTCAAAATGGCATTTGTGCAGTGATTTCTCCTCATACCACTTGTTCAGTCTTTTATGAAGAGTATGCTCATGATATGACTGATGATGGGATTGAATCTCTGCAAGCTGATTTTAATAATGTCTTAGAGAAGATTATTCCCTACCATACCAGTGCTGATACCTATATTTATCCAGGTGAGGAACATTATCAAGCGGTTGCTTCTTGGCCTAACGCAAAAGATTACTTGCCTAATAATTCACCATCAGACTTATGGAATGGTGATGCTCACTTAAAGGCGACCTTGATTGGATCTAGTCAAGTGTTTGATGTGGATGAAGGCAAATTAGGAGTGGGCTCAACTGGCCATATCTACTTTGCTGATTTTGATTGTGCAAGACCACGTAAGAGAAAATGTGTGATTACAGTGATGGGTGAATAA
- a CDS encoding PTS sugar transporter subunit IIB — protein MLRIMAVCGSGLGTSFMVEMNIQSILKDLGVADQVTVSHTDLGNASAGDADVWIAGKDLENSVQHLGDVRILNSIIDMDELRTVIEQVIEEKGIK, from the coding sequence ATGTTAAGAATTATGGCAGTTTGTGGATCAGGACTTGGAACGAGTTTTATGGTTGAAATGAATATTCAATCGATTCTTAAGGACTTAGGAGTTGCTGATCAGGTAACAGTTTCTCATACTGATTTGGGTAATGCGTCTGCTGGCGATGCCGATGTGTGGATCGCAGGTAAGGACTTAGAAAATTCCGTGCAACACCTAGGTGATGTTCGTATTTTGAACAGCATTATTGATATGGATGAATTAAGAACAGTTATCGAACAAGTCATTGAAGAAAAAGGGATAAAATAG